One Caldalkalibacillus thermarum genomic window, CTTCCCCCTCCTAACCTTAATCTTATCACTTCCAGTTCATATAGGGAATATATGTTTGTGCCCGATTCATCCCCCACTTACACTTCGTTTAGAAGTGGGGGTCTTCTCGGATAATTTATGATAAAAAGCACCCTGCTTCCTGCTGGGTGCCTTTCACCTGGATGGCTTGCGGGCCAGCATGGTCACCAATCCTTCCTTCTCCTGCTCATAGTAATAGAGAACATGCCATCCTTCAAACACGCTTAACAATTCTTGTGGCTGAAGTTTGTATGCCGGCCGGATATGGGGGTTGGCGTCATGTTCTGTTTGTAAAAACGTCTCCACAAACACAAGCCCGCTGGGTTTTAAAGTTCTTTTCACTTGCTCAAACAAGTCCCTTTGCAAATAATAGGTCTTAATCACCAAATCATACTGCGCTGGAGGCAGCTTGATCTCTTCCAAATCAACAACACGTCCATCAATAGGCAGTTGTTCTTCCTCTGCCAGCTTGGCCAAACAATTGATAGCTACGTCAGAGATATCCAAGGCGGTGACCCGAAACCCTTGTCTGGCTAAATACAGGCTGTTTCCGCCCAAACCACAGGCCAAATCAAGGGCTTCCCCTTTACAGTTACTTTTTAGTCCATTTGTTAAAACAGGCATTAACAGAGCAAGCCTTTTATTGGGCGGGGAAGGTTGAACCGTTTTAGCCAGCTTTGATTCATATTTATGATTCCATTTGATGCGGTCCTGTTCGGCCATCAGCCTAACTCCTTTGGTTGTAAAGCTTGTAGACCTGCAGTACTCTCGGTACTCTGTCTACAAGCTGAAGCAGGTGACATCCTCCTATTTCACATATCACGTTTTTCTTTTAACAATTGGCTAATGGGTTTTCAAACCTGATCTTTTTTGATGCAACTTCACGTATCACATCTTGTGTCTTAATAATAGAAGGGCCTGAGTTGTACTGTCGAAAGGCTTTTTGTGTATCCTGATTTCACCTCATATTTCGATTTTCTTATTGCAAAATCCTTCAAAGAACTATAAGAACTTCTTATAACACATAACACATAACACATAACACACTGTATCACCGAATTAATATCATGTGTTACAATAGGCATAATGGGAAGTTCTTCCTTGCCCATAAACCATCATGGCTTATGGACACCGGTCACTGTGAGGAAGCGCAACATCAATACGTTAAAAAGGATGTGTTTCTATTGGTTACAGACTCCAAAAATCCTAAATACACAAACCGATTAATACATGAAAAGTCACCCTATCTTCTTCAACATGCCCACAATCCTGTAGATTGGTACCCTTGGGGTGAGGAAGCCTTTGAAAAAGCAAGACGGGAAGATAAACCTGTTTTCCTCAGCATCGGCTATTCCACTTGCCACTGGTGCCATGTCATGGAGAGGGAATCATTTGAAGATGAAGAAATTGCTGATATTTTGAACAACCACTTTGTGTCGATCAAAGTGGACCGGGAAGAACGGCCTGATGTGGATGCAATCTATATGGCCGTCTGCCAGGCGTTGACCGGGCACGGAGGGTGGCCGCTGACCATTGTGATGCACCCTGATCAAAAGCCCTTCTTTGCTGCCACCTATCTGCCCAAAGAGGGAAAGTGGGGGCGTTCCGGACTAAAAGAGATTTTGCAAAAAATCCATCACCTGTGGCTCCATGACCGTCAAAAGCTCAATGAGGCAGGAGCAAACATTATAAAAGCCATCCAGGAGATGAAAAGCCGCCCAAAAGGAGCCGAGCTGACCAAAGAGATCCTGCATCACGCCTATGCCCAATTTGAGCGCACCTTTGATGCGGACTATGGCGGCTTTGGCCAAGCACCTAAGTTTCCTCTGCCCCATTCCTATTTGTTCTTATTGCGTTACTGGCAAATGACGGGGGAGCCAAAAGCCCTGGAGATGACGGAGAAGTCCCTGCAGGCCATGCACCGCGGCGGCATCTATGACCATTTGGGCTACGGATTTGCCCGCTACTCGGTAGATGAAAAATGGCTGGTCCCCCATTTTGAAAAAATGCTGTACGACAATGCCCTGCTGGCTTACAGTTATACGGAAGCTTACCAAGCCACAAGAAATCCTTATTACAAGCAAGTGACGGAAGAAATTTTTGAATATGTCCAGCGGGTGATGACCTCTCCAGAAGGCGGATTTTATTCGGCAGAGGATGCCGATTCGGAAGGAGTAGAAGGTAAGTTCTATGTATGGACACCGGAAGAAATATTCGAGGTGCTGGAGGAAACAGAGGCAGAACTGTTTTGTGACATTTATGATGTAACCGAACAGGGCAATTTTGAAGGGAAAAATATTTTACACCTGATTGATGTTGACCTGGAGCAAAAAGCAAAGCAGTACGGCTTGTCCCTTGCACAGCTCGAACAGAAACTGGCCGCTGCCCGGCACAAACTGTTTCTCCACCGTGAAAAACGGGTCCATCCCCATAAAGATGATAAGATTTTAACCGCCTGGAACGGTTTGATGATTGCTGCCTTGGCCAAAGCGTCCGCCGCTTTTGGGCGCTCAGATTATCTGGAGCTGGCCCGTAGAGCGGCAAACATGATTGAACGGCACTTAACCGACAGCGAGGGACGCCTGTTGGCGCGCTACCGGGATGGTGAAGCACACTATCTGGCTTACATCGATGACTACGCCTTTTTCATCTGGGCCTTGCATGAGTTGTATTTTGCCTCTTCAGACGCCTCCTGTCTACAACAGGCCAAATCCTTGCTGGATCAAACCCTGGAACGTTTCTGGGATAAACAAAACGGAGGCTTTTTCTTCTATGCCAAGGACGCCGAGCGGCTGATTACCAATCCAAAAGAGATTTATGACGGGGCCACCCCCTCCGGCAATGGAGTGATGGCCTTTAATCTGGTCCGCCATTACTTGCTGAGCGGTGAAGATGTTTACCGGGAGACTGCGGAAGCGTTGCTGCAGGCTTTCGGGCAGCAAATTAACGAGTATCCGTCCGGACATGCGTTTTCTTTGCTGGCCTTGCAACTTTCGAGCGGCAATCATGCCGAGCTTGTGATCGTGGAAGGGAAAGACCGGCATACTTATGACAAAATGGTCGAAACGGTGCAGCGGGCTTATCTGCCCTTGGCCGTTGTCTTGTATAAAACACGTGAGCAAAACCAGCGCTTGAATGCTCTGGCTCCGGCTCACCAGGACAAACAAGCGGTAGACGGCCAAACCACTTTTTATCACTGTGTCAATTTTGCCTGGATACACCTTCATCAAAATCTGCCTGGATTTAATTCATCCTGTTCCGTAAAAATCAGGTAATCCTTCACTTTAGTCAGGCTGTTCCTTTTCAGTAAAGCAGTT contains:
- a CDS encoding class I SAM-dependent methyltransferase — translated: MAEQDRIKWNHKYESKLAKTVQPSPPNKRLALLMPVLTNGLKSNCKGEALDLACGLGGNSLYLARQGFRVTALDISDVAINCLAKLAEEEQLPIDGRVVDLEEIKLPPAQYDLVIKTYYLQRDLFEQVKRTLKPSGLVFVETFLQTEHDANPHIRPAYKLQPQELLSVFEGWHVLYYYEQEKEGLVTMLARKPSR
- a CDS encoding thioredoxin domain-containing protein — encoded protein: MDTGHCEEAQHQYVKKDVFLLVTDSKNPKYTNRLIHEKSPYLLQHAHNPVDWYPWGEEAFEKARREDKPVFLSIGYSTCHWCHVMERESFEDEEIADILNNHFVSIKVDREERPDVDAIYMAVCQALTGHGGWPLTIVMHPDQKPFFAATYLPKEGKWGRSGLKEILQKIHHLWLHDRQKLNEAGANIIKAIQEMKSRPKGAELTKEILHHAYAQFERTFDADYGGFGQAPKFPLPHSYLFLLRYWQMTGEPKALEMTEKSLQAMHRGGIYDHLGYGFARYSVDEKWLVPHFEKMLYDNALLAYSYTEAYQATRNPYYKQVTEEIFEYVQRVMTSPEGGFYSAEDADSEGVEGKFYVWTPEEIFEVLEETEAELFCDIYDVTEQGNFEGKNILHLIDVDLEQKAKQYGLSLAQLEQKLAAARHKLFLHREKRVHPHKDDKILTAWNGLMIAALAKASAAFGRSDYLELARRAANMIERHLTDSEGRLLARYRDGEAHYLAYIDDYAFFIWALHELYFASSDASCLQQAKSLLDQTLERFWDKQNGGFFFYAKDAERLITNPKEIYDGATPSGNGVMAFNLVRHYLLSGEDVYRETAEALLQAFGQQINEYPSGHAFSLLALQLSSGNHAELVIVEGKDRHTYDKMVETVQRAYLPLAVVLYKTREQNQRLNALAPAHQDKQAVDGQTTFYHCVNFAWIHLHQNLPGFNSSCSVKIR